A DNA window from Heterodontus francisci isolate sHetFra1 chromosome 49, sHetFra1.hap1, whole genome shotgun sequence contains the following coding sequences:
- the LOC137358355 gene encoding ral guanine nucleotide dissociation stimulator-like 1 yields the protein MSTQFKPKDSCDVPSYHRESTCGNIVDFSAALFKHPSLFFIGIVVGVICTGTNQNTILNDKMMCFNIKRSRRQSKSFESPNRPVDTVSSRVSSSLSSVSSTSSPSSPKVPKRSILAAVCNWIQKGSGRSTSGNCVPECSPSVTACFSKGAFPGCRHYNIENIQEDDHLYNSTLRSSPKQTLEPEPSENSQFTQTNSQDRELVISEQAIVFHAWYPTNLDLLLRIPDTDKMAWLQTQSCSTLPRAQRGTLTRTLSRLTLVPVSSMDSKAGENEMRGDKIEMFPIQEPAAFCLQILCGEFNTCNS from the exons ATGTCAACACAGTTTAAACCTAAGGATAGCTGTGATGTGCCTTCATATCATCGAGAGTCAACGTGTGGAAACATCGTAGACTTCAGTGCTGCTTTATTTAAGCATCCATCACTTTTCTTTATCGGAATAGTTGTTGGTGTGATTTGTACTGGTACAAATCAG AACACAATATTGAATGATAAAATGATGTGCTTTAACATCAAGCGTTCCAGACGACAATCAAAGTCATTTGAG TCACCCAATCGCCCTGTGGACACCGTCTCCTCGCGAGTATCATCCTCGCTTAGTAGTGTGTCGTCAACATCATCACCATCCAGTCCCAAGGTTCCCAAGCGTTCCATCCTGGCAGCCGTCTGTAATTGGATCCAGAAGGGTTCTGGTCGATCAACTTCAGGCAATTGTGTTCCCGAGTGTTCTCCCTCAGTGACTGCCTGCTTTTCTAAAGGGGCATTTCCTGGGTGCAGGCACTATAACATCGAGAACATCCAAGAGGATGACCATCTGTACAACAGCACTTTG AGATCCTCACCCAAGCAGACCCTGGAACCAGAACCTTCTGAGAATTCTCAGTTCACACAGACCAATTCACAAGATCGAG AGTTGGTGATATCAGAGCAGGCCATTGTGTTCCATGCTTGGTACCCTACGAACCTTGACCTTCTCCTGAGAATTCCTGACACAGACAAAATGGCTTGGCTGCAAACGCAATCGTGCTCAACACTACCCAGAGCACAAAGAGGGACCTTGACGCGCACACTAAGCAGGCTTACACT ggttcctgtgtcttcaatggattccaaagctggggagAATGAGATGAGAGGAGACAAGATAGAGATGTTCCCAATCCAGGAGCcagcagctttctgtcttcaaattctctgtggcgagttcaataCCTGCAATAGCTAG